One part of the Larus michahellis chromosome 22, bLarMic1.1, whole genome shotgun sequence genome encodes these proteins:
- the PA2G4 gene encoding proliferation-associated protein 2G4, translating to MSGEEEAAELTIAEDLVVTKYKMGGDIANRVLRAVVEAANSGASVLFLCEKGDAMIMEETGKIFKKEKEMKKGIAFPTSISVNNCVCHFSPLKSDQDYILKDGDLVKIDLGVHVDGFIANVAHSFVIDASKENPVSGRKADVIKAAHLCAEAALRLVKPGNQNTQVTDAWNKIAHSFHCTPIEGMLSHQLKQHVIDGEKTIIQNPTDQQKKDHEKAEFEVHEVYAVDVLVSSGEGKAKDAGQRTTIYKRDPSKQYGLKMKTSRAFFSEVERRFDTMPFTLRAFEDEKKARMGVVECAKHELLQPFNVLYEKEGEFVAQFKFTVLLMPNGPMRITSGPFEPELYKSEFEVQDGELKALLQSSASRKTQKKKKKKASKNAENATTGETAEENEAGD from the exons GGGTCCTGCGTGCGGTGGTGGAAGCGGCAAACTCTGGAGCTTCGGTTCTCTTCCTGTGCGAGAAGGGAGACGCCATGATCATGGAAGAGACTGGCaagattttcaagaaggaaaaagaaatgaaaaaag gTATTGCCTTCCCAACGAGTATATCGGTAAATAACTGCGTCTGTCACTTCTCCCCACTGAAGAGTGATCAAGACTACATCCTCAAAGACGGAGACTTGGTCAAAAT TGACTTGGGAGTCCACGTCGATGGCTTCATAGCGAATGTAGCACACAGTTTTGTCATAGACGCCTCCAAG gAAAACCCCGTGTCAGGCCGTAAAGCCGATGTCATCAAGGCGGCTCATCTTTGTGCCGAAGCCGCGCTGCGCTTGGTAAAGCCTGGAAACCAG AACACACAAGTGACAGACGCGTGGAACAAAATAGCCCACTCGTTTCACTGCACGCCGATCGAAG GGATGCTGTCACACCAGCTGAAACAGCACGTGATCGATGGAGAGAAAACAATCATCCAGAACCCTACAGACCAGCAAAA gAAGGACCAcgaaaaagcagaatttgaggTCCATGAAGTTTATGCTGTTGACGTTCTTGTCAGCAGTGGAGAGGGAAAG GCAAAGGACGCCGGCCAGAGAACTACAATTTACAAAAGGGACCCCTCCAAACAGTACGGCTTGAAGATGAAAACCTCCCGTGCCTTTTTCAGCGAGGTGGAGAGGCGCTTTGATACTATGCCATTTACTCTCAG GGCATTTGAGGATGAGAAGAAGGCCAGGATGGGGGTGGTGGAATGCGCCAAACACGAGCTGCTCCAGCCTTTCAATGTCCTCTACGAGAAGGAAG GAGAGTTTGTTGCACAGTTCAAATTCACAGTGCTTTTAATGCCCAACGGTCCCATGAGGATAACCAGCGGCCCCTTCGAACCGGAACTCTACAAATCCGAGTTTGAGGTGCAAGATGGAGAATTGAAG GCCCTTCTACAAAGTTCTGCAAGCCGGAAGacccagaaaaagaagaaaaagaag GCTTCCAAGAACGCTGAGAACGCCACCACGGGGGAGACGGCGGAAGAGAACGAGGCCGGCGACTGA
- the ZC3H10 gene encoding zinc finger CCCH domain-containing protein 10 translates to MPDRDSYNNGSSGGDEVGANADDICRDFLRNVCKRGKRCRFRHPDISEVTNLGVRKNEFIFCHDFQNKECVRLNCRFIHGTKEDEDCYKKTGELPPRLRQKVAAGLGLSPADLPNSKEEVPICRDFLKGDCQRGAKCKFQHLQRDYEYEARGMAAREQGIVPAGRRYDPYDAIYDPDRYDDHDPVLKRRRVDGLHFESYEYSFASPRTVEYRLLEEENIMLRKRVEDLKKQVNNLLATNEVLLEQNAQFRNQAKVMTLSSTATATEQTLAPTVGTVTNYNHSIAQTHTTLSSQALQPRPVSQQDLVAPAGAQAAPPANAAPPMNPEITPLSAALAQTIAQGMAPPVSMAPVAVSVAPVAVSMAQPLGGITMSHATTPMVTYPIASQSMRITAMPH, encoded by the coding sequence ATGCCCGACCGGGACAGCTACAACAATGGCAGCAGCGGCGGTGATGAGGTGGGCGCTAACGCCGACGACATCTGCCGCGATTTCCTGCGCAATGTCTGCAAGCGGGGGAAACGTTGCCGGTTCCGTCACCCCGACATCAGCGAGGTCACCAACCTGGGCGTCCGCAAGAACGAATTCATCTTCTGCCACGACTTCCAGAACAAGGAGTGCGTCCGCCTCAACTGCCGCTTCATCCACGGCACCAAAGAGGACGAGGACTGCTACAAGAAGACGGGCGAGCTGCCCCCGCGCCTGCGGCAGAAGGTGGCGGCCGGGCTTGGCCTCTCGCCCGCCGACCTGCCCAACAGCAAGGAGGAGGTGCCCATCTGCAGGGACTTCTTGAAGGGCGACTgccagcgcggtgccaagtgCAAGTTCCAGCACCTGCAGCGGGACTACGAGTACGAGGCGCGAGGCATGGCCGCCCGTGAGCAGGGCATCGTGCCCGCCGGCCGCCGCTACGACCCCTACGACGCCATCTACGATCCCGACCGCTACGATGACCACGACCCCGTGCTGAAACGGCGGCGGGTGGATGGGCTGCACTTCGAGAGCTATGAGTACAGCTTCGCCAGCCCGCGGACGGTGGAGTACcgcctgctggaggaggagaacaTCATGCTGCGCAAGCGCGTGGAGGATCTCAAGAAGCAGGTGAACAACCTGCTGGCCACCAACGAGGTGCTGCTGGAGCAAAACGCCCAGTTCCGCAACCAGGCCAAGGTGATGACGCTGAGCtccaccgccaccgccaccgagCAGACTCTGGCCCCCACCGTGGGCACTGTCACCAACTACAACCACAGCATCGCGCAGACGCATACCACGCTCAGCAGCCAGGCCCTGCAGCCCCGGCCCGTTTCCCAACAGGATTTGGTCGCTCCCGCCGGCGCCCAGGCGGCTCCCCCCGCCAACGCCGCTCCCCCCATGAACCCCGAAATAACCCCGCTTTCGGCCGCCTTGGCCCAGACCATCGCCCAGGGCATGGCCCCCCCTGTCTCCATGGCGCCGGTGGCCGTCTCGGTGGCGCCGGTGGCCGTCTCCATGGCGCAGCCGCTGGGGGGGATCACCATGAGCCACGCCACCACCCCCATGGTGACGTACCCCATCGCCTCCCAGAGCATGAGGATAACGGCcatgccccactga
- the ESYT1 gene encoding extended synaptotagmin-1 produces the protein MERRLPGLSALGVLGRRLLWALPAYAAGLLGLGAGALVLALALYAGWRRRRRARQRGLELAARLQRDEEAAVRAAAAGLGAAAGELPAWVSFPDVERAEWLNKVLAQAWPFFGQYMEKLLVENIAPAIRASNTHLQTFTFTRVDMGEKPLRVLGVRAHPGAHKKQILLDLNISYVGDVQIDVEVKKFFCKAGVKGMQLHGMLRIILEPLIGDVPIVGALTMFFIRRPTLDINWTGMTNLLDIPGLSSMSDTMIMDAISSYLVLPNRLLVPLVPDLHDAAQLRCPLPRGVVRVHLRAARDLRSKDRFMGGLVEGKSDPYAVLRVGTQVATSRVIDNNLNPTWDEVYEFIVHEVPGQEMEVELFDKDPDQDDLLGRMKLDFGEVLKARVLEEWFPLQEGGRGRLHLRLEWLSLMADASKLEQVLERNRTIVAKPDPPSAAILVVYLDRAEELPVKKPGKEPNPMVQVSVQDVTQESKVVYNTSAPVWEDAFRFFLHDPVNQDVDIQVKDDPRQGSLGSLSLPLSRLLQAPDLTLHQPFQLQRSGPGSRLHMKLVLRVLFFDAPENAGPPPTPPGQLDPPASTGGTHRPPQASPDPQFGTERVLRIHLLEAENLVAKDNFFKGVVRGRSDPYTKVRVAGRVFRSRVIKEDLNPRWNEVYEAIVDNIPGQDVEFELFDKDIDKDDFLGRCKVPLRRVLSSRVVDEWLPLEEVKSGRLHVRLESLDPRPSVALLQQVLHTNSLLQPPRGEELSAALLSVFVDRADDLQLRKGSKPPAAFASLAVRDVSVKTKTCAPTAEPVWDEGFSFLIKRPHVESLELQVSVPSRCRRRGGGPPVPSPGGGGVPWRGAEPPHKLVAIVHACRKLRPVSKEPPDPYVSLVLLPDRSRGSKRKTSVQRKTLNPDFNERFEWDVSLEEASRRKLEAHVKSSPSFMAREKEALGEAFALPQLHLDLAQVDLAEGGAHWYDLQEERSSP, from the exons atGGAGCGGCGGCTCCCGGGGCTGTCGGCGCTGGGTGTGCTGGGCCGGCGGCTGCTGTGGGCGCTGCCCGCCTACGCCGcggggctcctggggctgggggcgggcgcGCTGGTGCTGGCGCTGGCGCTTTACGCcggttggcggcggcggcggcgcgcccggCAGCGCGGGTTGGAGTTGGCCGCCCGCCTGCAGCGCGACGAGGAGGCCGCCgtgcgcgccgccgccgccgggctgggcGCGGCTGCCGGGGAGCTGCCGGCATGG GTGAGCTTCCCGGACGTGGAGAGGGCGGAATGGCTGAACAAG GTGCTGGCGCAGGCCTGGCCCTTCTTCGGGCAGTACatggagaagctgctggtggAGAACATCGCTCCGGCCATCCGGGCCTCCAACACCCACCTCCAGACCTTCACCTTCACCAGGGTGGACATGGGCGAGAAG CCTCTCCGGGTCCTGGGGGTCCGGGCTCACCCCGGCGCCCACAAGAAGCAGATCCTGCTGGATCTCAACATCAG CTACGTGGGTGACGTCCAGATCGACGTGGAGGTGAAGAAGTTCTTCTGCAAGGCGGGGGTGAAAGGCatgcag ctGCACGGGATGCTGCGGATCATCCTGGAGCCCCTCATCGGGGACGTCCCCATCGTGGGGGCCCTCACCATGTTCTTCATCCGGCGCCCG ACCTTGGACATCAACTGGACGGGGATGACCAACCTCCTGGACATCCCGGGGCTCAG ctccatgTCGGACACGATGATCATGGACGCCATCTCCTCCTACCTCGTCCTTCCCAACCGCCTCCTGGTCCCGCTGGTCCCCGACCTCCACGATGCCGCCCAGCTCCGCTGCCCCCTGCCCCGG GGGGTGGTGCGGGTGCACCTCCGGGCCGCCCGGGACCTGCGCTCGAAGGATCGGTTCATGGGGGGGCTGGTGGAGGGCAAGTCGGACCCCTACGCCGTCCTGCGGGTGGGCACCCAGGTGGCCACCAGCCGCGTCATCGACAACAACCTCAACCCCACCTGGGACGAGGTCTACGAG ttCATCGTCCACGAGgtgccggggcaggagatggaggtggagCTGTTTGACAAGGACCCCGACCAGGACGATCTCCTGGGcag gATGAAGCTGGATTTTGGGGAGGTGCTGAAGGCccgggtgctggaggag tGGTTCCCGCTGCAGGAGGGGGGCCGGGGTCGGCTGCACCTGCGCCTGGAGTGGCTCTCCCTCATGGCCGACGCCTCCAAGCTGGAGCAG GTTTTGGAGAGGAACCGGACGATCGTGGCCAAACCCGATCCCCCGTCTGCCGCCATCCTGGTCGTGTACCTGGACCGGGCCGAGGAGCTGCCc GTGAAGAAGCCGGGCAAGGAGCCCAACCCCATGGTGCAGGTCTCGGTGCAGGACGTCACGCAGGAGAGcaag gtggtcTATAACACCTCGGCGCCCGTCTGGGAAGATGCTTTTCGCTTCTTCCTGCACGACCCCGTCAACCAAGACGTGGACATCCAG gtGAAGGACGACCCCCGTCAGGGCAGCCTGGGGTCCCTCTCGCTGCCCCTCTCCCGCCTGCTGCAGGCGCCGGATCTCACCCTGCACCAGCCCTTCCAGCTCCAGCGCTCGGGGCCCGGCAGCCGCCTCCACATGAAGCTGGTCCTgcgg GTGCTCTTCTTCGACGCCCCGGAGAACGCtggccccccacccacccccccagggCAGCTAGACCCCCCCGCCAGCACCGGCGGCACCCACCGGCCCCCCCAGGCCAGCCCTGACCCACAGTTCGGcaccgag cgcGTGCTGCGGATCCACCTCCTGGAGGCCGAGAACCTGGTGGCCAAAGACAACTTCTTCAAGGGGGTGGTGCGGGGCCGCTCCGACCCCTACACCAAGGTCCGGGTGGCCGGGAGGGTCTTCCGCAGCCGCGTGATCAAGGAGGACCTCAACCCCCGCTGGAACGAGGTCTACGAG gccaTCGTGGACAACATCCCGGGGCAGGACGTGGAGTTCGAGCTCTTCGACAAGGACATCGATAAGGACGACTTCTTGGgccg gtgcaaGGTGCCGCTGAGGCGGGTGCTGAGCAGCCGCGTCGTGGATGAG TGGCTGCCCCTGGAGGAGGTGAAGTCGGGGCGGCTGCACGTGCGGCTGGAGAGCCTGGACCCCCGCCCCAGCGTCGCCCTCCTCCAGCAG gtcCTGCACACCaacagcctcctgcagcccccccgcggCGAGGAGCTCTCGGCTGCGCTGCTCTCCGTCTTCGTGGACCGAGCCGACGACCTCCAG CTCCGGAAGGGCTCCAAGCCGCCTGCTGCCTTCGCCAGCCTGGCCGTGCGTGACGTCTCCGTCAAGACCAAG ACCTGCGCCCCGACGGCCGAGCCCGTGTGGGACGAAGGCTTCTCCTTCCTCATCAAGCGGCCGCACGTGGAGtcgctggagctgcaggtctcaGTCCCATCCCGGtgccggaggcggggggggggtcctccCGTCCCCtcacccgggggtgggggggtcccatggcGGGGTGCTGAGCCCCCT CACAAGCTGGTGGCCATCGTCCACGCCTGCAG gaAGCTGAGGCCGGTGTCGAAGGAGCCCCCCGACCCCTACGtgtccctggtgctgctgcccgACCGCAGCCGCGGCTCCAAGCGGAAGACGAGCGTGCAGAGGAAGACCCTCAACCCCGACTTCAacgagag GTTcgagtgggacgtgtccctggaGGAAGCTTCGCGGCGCAAGTTGGAAGCTCACGTCAAATCCAGCCCGTCCTTCATGGCGCGGGAGAAGGAGGcgctgggggaag CCTTTGCTCTCCCCCAGCTCCATCTGGACTTGGCACAGGTGGATCTGGCCGAGGGGGGGGCCCACTG GTACGACCTGCAGGAGGAGCGGAGCAGCCCCTAG
- the MYL6 gene encoding myosin light polypeptide 6 has translation MCDFSEEQTAEFKEAFQLFDRTGDGKILYSQCGDVMRALGQNPTNAEVMKVLGNPKSDEMNLKTLNFEQFLPMMQTIAKNKDQGCFEDYVEGLRVFDKEGNGTVMGAEIRHVLVTLGEKMTEEEVEQLVAGHEDSNGCINYEAFVRHILSG, from the exons ATG tGCGACTTCTCGGAGGAACAGACCGCGG AGTTCAAGGAGGCGTTCCAGCTCTTCGACCGCACCGGGGACGGGAAGATCCTGTACAGCCAGTGCGGGGACGTGATGCGGGCGCTGGGGCAGAACCCCACCAACGCCGAGGTCATGAAGGTGCTGGGCAACCCCAAGAGCGATG AGATGAACCTGAAGACGCTGAACTTCGAGCAGTTCCTGCCCATGATGCAGACCATCGCCAAGAACAAGGACCAGGGCTGCTTCGAGGACTACGTGGAGGGGCTGCGGGTCTTTGACAAGGAGGGCAACGGCACCGTCATGGGGGCCGAGATCCGCCACGTCCTCGTCACCCTGG GCGAGAAGATgacggaggaggaggtggagcagCTGGTGGCCGGGCACGAGGACAGCAACGGCTGCATCAACTACGAAG cgTTTGTGAGACACATCTTGTCAGGGTGA